From Lycium ferocissimum isolate CSIRO_LF1 chromosome 12, AGI_CSIRO_Lferr_CH_V1, whole genome shotgun sequence, one genomic window encodes:
- the LOC132040748 gene encoding pentatricopeptide repeat-containing protein At1g52640, mitochondrial-like codes for MVTRTLLRTRNAYFSKTIASLHNPTKPKIFQYHHYQSQPFIETQGKTAYNRLFWYATSLNPTHSVSLLNHTALYHQFHKTFTSTPSPPHSSHPINELSRILSDYRNPHNDMESALNPLSHNISTDIVEQVLKRCKNLGFSSHRFFIWAQKLPGFNHSKESYHILVDILGSSKQFPLLWDFLVEIKRNKSCKFSRDIFWVVFRCYSRANLPVDAIRSFDKMVDFGITSSVVDVDQLLLALCKRKHMKEAKQFFDRVKDECALSVKSYSIMVRGWGDLGEVVEARKLFDEMLERGFSVDVLACNSILESFCKAGKMDEAYELFVKMRSMGPKPDAFTYSIFIHAYCVKDDIHSAFRVLDRMKRYKLVPNVFTYNCIIKKLCKSDKVDEAYQLIDEMIDIAVTPDCWSYNTILAFHCDHNEVNLALRLISKMEKNGCLPDRHTYNMVLKMLIKVGRFDRVEKVWESMEDRKFYPSVSTYAVMIHGLCKKKGKLEEACKYFEMMIDGGIPPYGETCELLRNKLIGLGFAEQTEILADKMERSTSCLIQELTNIMRGNKARVKLRCEEEYSDSDV; via the coding sequence ATGGTAACAAGAACTCTTCTTCGCACCAGAAATGCCTATTTCTCCAAAACAATAGCCTCCCTTCACAATCCCACCAAACCCAAAATcttccaatatcatcattaTCAATCACAGCCTTTCATAGAAACGCAGGGTAAGACTGCATATAATAGACTCTTCTGGTATGCTACTTCTCTAAACCCCACGCATAGCGTGAGCTTACTGAACCACACTGCCCTTTATCATCAATTCCACAAAACTTTCACTTCCACTCCATCCCCACCACATTCATCACACCCCATAAACGAGCTCTCTCGCATATTAAGCGATTACAGAAACCCCCACAACGATATGGAATCAGCTCTCAATCCATTATCCCACAACATATCTACTGACATAGTTGAACAAGTCCTTAAACGTTGCAAAAATCTTGGATTTTCTTCTCATAGATTCTTCATATGGGCACAGAAATTACCCGGTTTTAATCATAGTAAAGAAAGCTATCACATTCTTGTTGATATATTAGGAAGTAGCAAACAGTTTCCCTTGTTATGGGATTTTCTTGTTGAGATAAAAAGGAACAAATCTTGCAAATTTAGTCGAGATATTTTTTGGGTTGTTTTTAGATGTTATAGTAGAGCTAATTTGCCTGTTGATGCAATTAGGAGTTTTGATAAAATGGTTGATTTTGGAATTACATCTAGTGTAGTTGATGTTGATCAGCTTTTGCTTGCATTGTGTAAAAGAAAACATATGAAAGAAGCGAAACAGTTTTTCGATAGAGTTAAGGATGAATGCGCGTTGAGTGTGAAATCGTATAGCATTATGGTTAGGGGATGGGGAGATTTAGGGGAAGTAGTTGAGGCGCGTAAACTGTTCGATGAAATGCTTGAGAGAGGTTTTTCGGTCGATGTGTTAGCTTGTAACAGCATTTTGGAGTCATTTTGCAAGGCAGGAAAAATGGATGAGGCCTATGAGTTGTTCGTAAAAATGAGGTCTATGGGGCCTAAACCAGATGCTTTTACCTATTCGATATTTATTCATGCTTATTGTGTGAAGGATGATATTCATTCGGCTTTCAGGGTCCTTGATCGGATGAAAAGGTACAAACTTGTGCCTAATGTTTTTACGTACAACTGTATTATTAAGAAGCTTTGTAAGAGTGATAAGGTTGACGAGGCTTACCAATTGATAGATGAGATGATTGACATAGCGGTAACGCCTGATTGTTGGAGTTATAATACGATTCTAGCTTTTCATTGTGATCATAACGAAGTCAATTTGGCACTAAGGCTGATCTCAAAAATGGAGAAGAATGGTTGCTTGCCAGATCGGCATACATATAATATGGTGCTTAAAATGCTCATCAAGGTCGGAAGGTTTGATAGAGTTGAGAAAGTGTGGGAGAGTATGGAAGACAGAAAATTTTATCCTTCAGTCTCGACGTATGCTGTCATGATCCATGGTCTCTGTAAGAAGAAAGGCAAACTTGAGGAAGCatgtaaatattttgaaatgatGATAGATGGAGGGATCCCGCCATATGGGGAAACCTGTGAATTATTGAGGAATAAACTGATAGGTTTAGGATTTGCAGAGCAAACAGAGATTCTTGCAGATAAGATGGAAAGAAGTACCTCTTGTTTAATTCAAGAGCTGACAAACATTATGAGAGGTAACAAGGCCCGTGTCAAATTGAGATGTGAAGAAGAATACTCCGATAGTGATGTGTAA